A genomic region of Desulfosarcina ovata subsp. ovata contains the following coding sequences:
- a CDS encoding DUF2971 domain-containing protein: protein MAYQDKLNIKEKDLDKEIYRIMPIHRLLEAFELEKLTLVKPEKWDDPFENLLLKGTAKTSDGELLDFAPIRDSVYGQCWTLHKETDAMWRIYSQDKQGAKVKTTIRKLLNALQSQSGDFAKVHCFIGEVEYLTQKDLVSKLKNINVLNTSGSGIAESLIYKRVEFKHEKEVRLLYTEKSGRFHQFKIDPFDLFDEIVFDPRINKHLFDSYHDSLKNKGYKKSIRQSVMYQVPKGLRISIYRDRE from the coding sequence GTGGCATATCAAGATAAGCTAAATATTAAGGAGAAAGACCTCGATAAAGAAATCTATCGAATTATGCCCATTCATCGTCTCCTTGAAGCATTTGAGCTTGAAAAGCTGACCTTAGTCAAACCTGAAAAATGGGATGATCCTTTTGAAAACCTTTTGTTAAAAGGGACAGCTAAAACATCGGATGGTGAGCTTCTTGATTTTGCTCCAATCCGAGATTCTGTTTATGGTCAATGCTGGACACTTCATAAAGAAACGGATGCTATGTGGCGCATCTACTCTCAAGATAAACAGGGTGCAAAAGTAAAAACTACAATTAGAAAACTATTGAACGCACTTCAATCCCAAAGTGGAGATTTTGCAAAAGTACATTGTTTCATAGGTGAAGTAGAATATCTGACACAAAAAGACCTCGTTTCAAAATTAAAAAACATTAATGTTCTAAACACATCAGGATCTGGAATTGCTGAATCACTCATATATAAGCGAGTAGAATTCAAGCATGAAAAAGAGGTCAGACTTTTATATACAGAAAAAAGTGGTCGGTTTCATCAGTTCAAAATTGACCCATTCGACCTATTTGATGAAATAGTTTTTGACCCACGAATTAATAAGCACCTTTTTGATTCTTACCATGATTCTTTGAAAAACAAAGGCTATAAAAAATCAATTAGGCAATCAGTCATGTATCAAGTCCCAAAGGGGCTGAGAATAAGCATTTATCGGGATAGGGAGTAG
- the ltrA gene encoding group II intron reverse transcriptase/maturase: MTAETAGALKDDADKWSSVDWKQAQREVRRLQVRIAKAVKENRWNKVRSLQYLLTHSFYAKLLAVKRVTSNKGKKTPGVDGVLWQGARAKWRAANSLRRRGYRPQPLRRIYIKKKNGKLRPLSIPTMYDRAQQALYKLGLAPVAETTADRNSYGFREGRSCADAVASAFNALSKPNSAPWVLEGDIKGCFDNISFKWVLENIPMDKVVLQKWLRAGYMENGTHYPSRKGVPQGGIISPTISNMVLDGLEEAVHRAVPRRRRINFVRYADDFIITGKSKTILEDVIRPVVENFLAERGLELSAEKTMITHIKDGFTFLGQTFRKHGRVLHITPSTKGVHALMQKVGTLIRKHVSAPMPVLIKKLNATLRGWANYHRHVVASEAFSRIDTYVYEQLWRMIRKRHRSKSAQWLTKHYWSAAGRNTFAVLTKTAKNGVKLYRVLRTSAIGIRRHVKIKADANPYLPKYAWYFWRRRHYKASKLLPAMSAREYRAMVSA; the protein is encoded by the coding sequence ATGACGGCCGAAACGGCTGGTGCACTCAAAGATGACGCTGACAAATGGAGTTCAGTTGACTGGAAACAGGCTCAGCGGGAAGTCAGAAGGCTGCAAGTGCGTATCGCAAAGGCTGTAAAGGAAAACAGGTGGAACAAGGTTCGATCATTACAATACCTGTTAACCCATTCGTTCTACGCCAAGCTACTGGCTGTGAAACGGGTGACCTCCAACAAGGGGAAAAAGACCCCTGGCGTTGACGGCGTGCTGTGGCAAGGCGCCCGAGCCAAATGGCGGGCTGCAAACAGCCTGCGCCGACGTGGCTATCGCCCTCAGCCCTTGAGGCGAATCTATATCAAAAAGAAGAACGGCAAACTCAGGCCTCTATCGATTCCCACCATGTACGACAGAGCGCAACAGGCACTTTACAAGCTGGGGCTGGCACCCGTCGCCGAGACGACCGCCGACAGGAATTCCTACGGCTTTCGTGAAGGCAGATCGTGCGCCGACGCCGTAGCCAGTGCCTTCAACGCGCTGTCTAAGCCCAATTCGGCACCATGGGTTCTCGAAGGGGACATAAAGGGTTGTTTCGACAACATCTCTTTTAAATGGGTGTTGGAGAATATCCCCATGGACAAAGTCGTGCTTCAAAAGTGGTTAAGGGCAGGATATATGGAAAACGGCACCCATTATCCTTCACGCAAGGGAGTTCCACAAGGTGGGATTATCAGTCCCACTATCTCGAATATGGTGCTTGACGGGTTGGAAGAAGCCGTTCATCGTGCAGTCCCCCGTAGGCGTCGTATTAACTTCGTCCGCTACGCCGATGATTTCATCATTACAGGTAAATCGAAAACCATCCTGGAAGATGTGATCCGGCCCGTGGTCGAAAACTTCCTTGCCGAGCGAGGTCTGGAACTCTCTGCTGAGAAGACCATGATCACGCACATCAAAGACGGATTTACGTTCCTCGGGCAAACCTTCAGAAAGCATGGCCGTGTTCTGCACATCACGCCATCGACGAAGGGAGTTCACGCCCTTATGCAGAAGGTGGGAACGTTAATTCGCAAACACGTCAGCGCGCCGATGCCGGTACTGATCAAGAAGCTGAACGCGACGCTTCGAGGTTGGGCCAATTACCACCGCCACGTGGTCGCATCGGAAGCCTTCAGTCGGATCGACACCTATGTCTATGAGCAACTCTGGCGCATGATACGCAAACGGCACCGGTCCAAATCCGCGCAGTGGCTGACCAAGCACTACTGGTCGGCGGCCGGACGAAACACCTTCGCGGTTTTGACCAAGACCGCAAAGAACGGTGTCAAGCTGTATCGCGTATTGCGAACAAGCGCAATCGGAATCCGTAGACACGTGAAGATCAAAGCGGATGCCAACCCTTATCTGCCCAAGTATGCCTGGTATTTTTGGCGTCGCCGGCATTATAAGGCAAGCAAGCTGCTGCCGGCCATGTCGGCCCGAGAGTATAGGGCTATGGTTTCGGCATAG
- a CDS encoding IS91 family transposase, whose translation MNPINNYPQPANRQVEVADILRCHIGDYLKRYNMPPEHYRVVYDILNCRTAYLGGHVEMCDQCGAERILYNSCRNRHCPKCQTITKQRWLSARQAELLPVSYFHNVFTLPHELNPLILCNKPLMLGFLFQAASQTLLDFGKNPKNELGGQLGIIAILHTWTQTLMDHFHLHCLVPGGAIAGNGKEWISSKGEFLFPVKALSKVFRGKFISYLEDAYSKNQLCFPGNTRALGTRQGFRRLIKQLWSKNWVVYTKPPIERPEWVLDYLGRYTHRIAISNHRITDFSDGRVTFTIKNRKRKTTETVTLDAVEFIRRFLLHVLPKRFVRIRHYGFLANRGKKKNIGLCRLLMNLSPDIPEVRDQSVQAIMMAQAGIDILRCPSCKQGMMRKIYEIPEGSGNSSFHILRPVSVTDKDP comes from the coding sequence ATGAATCCAATCAATAATTATCCTCAACCAGCAAACCGACAGGTGGAAGTGGCGGATATTTTGCGCTGCCACATCGGTGACTATCTCAAAAGATACAATATGCCGCCGGAGCATTACAGGGTCGTATACGACATTTTAAATTGCCGGACCGCTTATCTTGGCGGGCACGTTGAAATGTGCGATCAATGCGGAGCCGAACGCATCCTTTACAACTCGTGCCGCAACCGGCATTGCCCGAAATGCCAGACCATCACCAAGCAACGCTGGTTGTCCGCCCGGCAGGCTGAACTTTTGCCGGTTAGCTATTTTCACAATGTCTTTACCCTTCCCCATGAATTGAATCCTTTGATTTTGTGCAACAAACCACTCATGCTGGGATTCCTGTTTCAGGCCGCGAGCCAGACGTTACTCGATTTCGGCAAAAATCCGAAGAACGAACTCGGTGGCCAGTTGGGGATCATCGCTATTTTGCACACCTGGACGCAAACATTGATGGATCATTTTCACCTGCACTGCCTGGTGCCTGGCGGTGCGATTGCTGGCAATGGAAAGGAATGGATCAGCAGCAAAGGGGAGTTTCTCTTTCCGGTCAAAGCGCTTTCGAAGGTTTTCCGGGGAAAGTTCATATCGTATCTGGAAGATGCATATAGCAAGAACCAGTTGTGCTTTCCCGGCAATACCCGTGCGTTAGGGACCCGCCAAGGGTTCCGGCGCTTGATCAAACAGCTGTGGTCGAAAAACTGGGTGGTCTATACCAAGCCGCCCATTGAGCGCCCGGAATGGGTGCTCGATTACCTTGGGCGCTATACGCATCGCATTGCCATATCGAATCATCGCATCACTGATTTTTCTGACGGCCGTGTGACGTTCACGATCAAAAACAGAAAACGCAAGACGACTGAAACCGTCACCCTCGATGCGGTCGAATTCATCCGGCGGTTCTTGTTGCATGTACTGCCCAAGCGGTTCGTACGCATCCGGCATTATGGCTTTTTGGCCAACCGTGGCAAGAAAAAGAACATTGGCCTGTGCCGTTTGTTGATGAACTTGTCCCCCGATATCCCCGAGGTGCGGGATCAGTCCGTCCAGGCAATCATGATGGCACAGGCCGGTATCGACATATTGAGGTGCCCAAGCTGCAAACAAGGAATGATGAGAAAGATATACGAAATCCCGGAAGGGTCCGGAAACAGTTCATTCCATATTTTGAGGCCGGTGTCGGTAACCGATAAGGATCCTTAG
- a CDS encoding type II toxin-antitoxin system RelE/ParE family toxin, with product MIKSFKHKGLRKFFETGNLAGIQPDHRQKLRIRLIALDTATCIEDMNTPGWRLHSLKGDRQGLWAIDVNRNWRIVFEFKDGNAYIVDYEDYH from the coding sequence ATGATAAAATCATTTAAACATAAAGGGCTGCGTAAATTTTTTGAAACTGGTAATTTGGCTGGCATTCAACCGGACCACAGGCAAAAACTTAGAATTCGACTAATTGCACTTGATACTGCAACATGCATCGAAGATATGAACACTCCAGGTTGGCGGCTCCACAGTTTAAAAGGTGATCGTCAGGGATTATGGGCGATTGATGTAAACCGAAATTGGCGTATCGTTTTTGAGTTTAAAGATGGTAATGCCTATATCGTAGACTATGAGGATTATCACTAA
- a CDS encoding type II toxin-antitoxin system RelE/ParE family toxin, translating into MTKHFVKWASKQKIPIDDLETALEEVGSGNYEANLGGHIYKKRIRFPGQGKSGSGRTIVCYKKGNRIIFIHGFSKNEKSNLSPKELFVFKELAKILLSFSEREIDIAVQNGDLKEVAT; encoded by the coding sequence ATGACAAAGCACTTTGTGAAATGGGCTTCAAAGCAAAAAATACCGATTGATGATTTGGAAACAGCATTGGAAGAAGTCGGTAGTGGAAATTACGAAGCAAATTTGGGTGGGCACATTTACAAAAAAAGAATTCGTTTCCCAGGTCAAGGCAAAAGCGGTAGTGGAAGAACGATTGTTTGCTATAAAAAAGGGAACAGAATTATTTTCATCCATGGTTTCTCAAAAAATGAAAAATCAAACCTTTCACCCAAAGAGCTATTTGTCTTCAAGGAACTTGCTAAAATTTTACTTTCATTTTCTGAAAGGGAAATTGATATAGCAGTCCAAAATGGTGATTTAAAAGAGGTGGCAACATGA
- a CDS encoding tyrosine-type recombinase/integrase, with protein sequence MSELRQKMIRAMELKDFSPRTQQSYLSAVEGLSKFHRKSPDRLTQTEIEDYVLHLKDEGKSASTRNVIISGMKFFYQHTLINSEIALNMPSRRKPKILPEVLSREQVRMIIDTPADLKHRLILMTAYSGGLRVSEVAALKVKSIDSARMVIRVYQGKGMKDRDTLLSKKLLEELRGYWKVYRPTDWLFYGKRRDTPMSITSIQRMYRRAKSDAGITKGKGIHCLRHCFATHLLEAGYDVRKIQLLMGHRSLSTTMVYLHVSRNGLAKVQSPLDFIEEPEQQAPPWEDDDESNQ encoded by the coding sequence ATGTCTGAACTACGTCAAAAGATGATCCGGGCAATGGAACTTAAGGATTTCTCACCGAGGACTCAGCAATCCTATTTGTCTGCTGTTGAAGGCCTATCAAAATTTCATCGGAAGTCACCGGATCGTCTAACGCAAACAGAAATCGAAGACTACGTGCTTCACCTTAAAGATGAAGGGAAGAGCGCAAGCACACGCAATGTTATCATTTCCGGGATGAAGTTTTTCTACCAGCATACACTGATAAACAGCGAAATCGCATTGAATATGCCAAGTCGTCGTAAACCAAAAATCCTACCTGAAGTTCTCAGTAGAGAGCAGGTTCGCATGATCATCGATACTCCGGCGGATCTTAAGCATCGGCTGATATTGATGACGGCTTATTCTGGAGGGCTTCGAGTCAGTGAAGTGGCAGCACTGAAAGTCAAAAGCATCGACAGTGCACGGATGGTGATCCGGGTCTATCAGGGCAAAGGCATGAAAGACCGCGATACGCTGCTTTCTAAAAAACTGCTGGAGGAACTACGGGGCTATTGGAAGGTCTATCGCCCGACAGATTGGCTGTTTTACGGTAAACGTCGCGACACTCCCATGAGCATCACATCGATTCAGAGAATGTACCGCCGTGCCAAGAGCGACGCCGGCATCACCAAGGGCAAGGGCATTCATTGCCTTCGCCATTGCTTTGCCACTCATCTGCTGGAAGCCGGCTATGATGTGCGCAAGATACAGCTTCTCATGGGGCATCGCTCGTTGTCCACCACCATGGTCTATCTTCACGTTTCCAGAAACGGGTTGGCCAAGGTCCAGAGCCCGCTGGATTTCATCGAAGAGCCGGAACAACAGGCGCCGCCGTGGGAGGATGACGATGAATCCAATCAATAA
- a CDS encoding helix-turn-helix domain-containing protein → MRKSISDSITETVRDLNKSGLVDDITLRNIEKLCLPEVKDYPPKKITEIRKKFNLSQAALASVFNISTSTVQKWEQGNKKPTGASRKLLDIMERKGLEALI, encoded by the coding sequence ATGAGAAAATCAATTTCAGATTCAATTACGGAAACCGTAAGGGACTTAAATAAAAGTGGGCTTGTGGATGACATTACTTTAAGAAATATTGAAAAATTATGTCTTCCGGAAGTTAAAGACTATCCCCCCAAAAAAATAACCGAAATCCGAAAAAAATTTAATTTAAGCCAAGCTGCGTTAGCAAGCGTTTTCAATATTAGTACCTCTACTGTACAGAAATGGGAACAGGGTAATAAAAAGCCTACAGGAGCCTCAAGGAAATTATTGGATATCATGGAAAGAAAAGGCTTAGAGGCTTTAATATAA
- a CDS encoding HigA family addiction module antitoxin: MAMYNPPHPGEFIKDVYLEPLGVSPRSVALRLKVSPSTFSRIIKAQSAISPGMALRLSKCLGRSPESWLHMQDSYDLWQAKQNVDISNIEPLAIPA, translated from the coding sequence ATGGCTATGTATAACCCTCCCCATCCAGGGGAATTTATCAAGGATGTTTATCTGGAACCTCTGGGTGTATCACCCCGAAGTGTTGCCTTACGGCTTAAAGTTTCTCCTTCAACCTTTTCAAGGATTATAAAAGCACAAAGTGCAATTAGTCCTGGAATGGCTTTGCGTCTATCCAAATGTTTAGGCCGCAGCCCTGAGAGCTGGCTTCATATGCAGGATAGCTATGACCTTTGGCAAGCAAAACAAAATGTTGATATTTCAAATATAGAGCCCTTGGCGATACCAGCTTAA
- the ltrA gene encoding group II intron reverse transcriptase/maturase: MNIKPQQMEMFVASRLAESLGGREQLLELILERRNVLRAMNQVVANKGAPGVDGMKTNHLKGYLKRHWPKIKQDLLNGDYRPLPVRRKEIDKPDGGVRLLGIPTVLDRLIQQTIAQVLEQIWDPTFSEYSYGFRPGRSAHDAVLQAKGYLLDGYTHVVDMDLSKFFDRVNHDRLLSRLATRVRDKRVLKLIRRYLTAGTMIGGLVSPSIEGTPQGGPLSPLLSNIVLDELDKELEKRGHQFVRYADDFRIYCKSRKAAERVNKSITKFITAKLKLKVNEEKSAVSRPWLRKFLGFTFISMCGQTKIRIHRKTISRFKERVRELTNRNQGRSLSQIIKDLNQYLIGWWNYYRLTEARHLFKSLNGWIIRRLRCVVWKQWKNPRTKVRNLKKLGIAHKDAMLCGNARKKYWRMSKVKWVIFALPNRYFFERGLFLPAQ, from the coding sequence ATGAACATAAAGCCACAGCAGATGGAAATGTTTGTAGCGTCGCGGCTTGCCGAAAGTCTGGGAGGCAGAGAGCAGTTGTTGGAGTTGATTCTCGAACGACGTAATGTGCTCAGAGCAATGAACCAGGTCGTTGCCAATAAAGGCGCCCCGGGTGTGGACGGCATGAAAACCAACCACTTGAAAGGGTACCTGAAAAGGCACTGGCCGAAGATCAAGCAGGACCTGCTAAATGGGGATTATCGTCCCTTACCGGTCAGAAGGAAGGAGATCGACAAACCGGATGGCGGTGTCCGCCTGCTTGGTATCCCCACGGTATTGGACCGCCTTATCCAACAGACGATAGCTCAGGTATTGGAGCAGATCTGGGACCCGACCTTTTCTGAGTACAGCTACGGATTCAGACCAGGACGATCAGCCCATGACGCTGTCCTACAAGCCAAAGGCTATCTGCTGGACGGGTACACCCACGTGGTTGACATGGATTTGTCCAAGTTTTTTGACCGAGTTAACCACGACCGGCTTTTAAGCCGGCTGGCCACCAGGGTCCGGGACAAACGGGTCTTGAAATTGATCCGCCGGTACCTTACGGCCGGAACGATGATCGGGGGGCTTGTCAGTCCCAGCATAGAAGGAACGCCCCAGGGTGGTCCTCTGTCGCCGTTGCTCTCCAACATCGTACTCGATGAACTGGATAAGGAATTGGAGAAGCGGGGTCACCAATTCGTCAGGTATGCTGACGACTTCAGGATCTACTGCAAAAGCCGGAAAGCCGCCGAGCGTGTGAACAAGAGCATCACGAAGTTCATCACCGCGAAGCTCAAGCTCAAGGTGAACGAGGAGAAAAGCGCAGTGAGCCGACCATGGCTCCGCAAATTCCTGGGATTTACCTTTATCAGTATGTGTGGACAGACCAAGATCCGGATCCACCGGAAAACAATTTCACGTTTCAAGGAGCGAGTCCGGGAACTGACGAACCGTAATCAAGGGAGAAGTCTGAGCCAGATTATCAAAGATCTGAATCAGTACCTGATTGGCTGGTGGAACTATTATCGCCTGACAGAAGCCAGGCACCTGTTCAAGTCACTCAATGGCTGGATCATCCGCCGGCTGCGGTGCGTTGTCTGGAAACAATGGAAAAACCCCAGGACCAAGGTCCGAAACCTCAAAAAGCTTGGCATTGCGCATAAGGACGCCATGCTTTGCGGTAACGCCCGCAAAAAGTACTGGCGCATGAGCAAGGTCAAGTGGGTGATATTTGCTCTACCAAACCGTTACTTCTTCGAACGAGGACTATTCCTGCCTGCTCAATAA